From Candidatus Omnitrophota bacterium, the proteins below share one genomic window:
- a CDS encoding insulinase family protein, translating into MYEITKLKNGITVASRFLYGMSSASIGIWVAIGSRHEPVRLAGVSHFLEHAVFKGTSKRECEELKQAVEGVGGTLNAFTAEEATCYLAKVLGTRVPVAVDVLSDIVLNARLAAEDIEREKGVVIEEIRMYHDLPSQRAYDELDALLWPGQSLGRPIAGFEKTVSAFTRKDLRGFRDRYYAPKNIFVVAAGNVRHQGLVELTEEFFAKAKGGTKPGIRATASNKSKFRIKLCAGNTEQTHMAMGLPGLSRQDPDRYALTLLHVVLGANMSSRLFREVREKRGLAYEIGTHLKMFADTGAFMVHAGVEFNKTHQAIGLILKELDRMTKRKIGDAEFRRARDYYTGQVQMGLEDTMDHMVWMGENLLAHGRIRTPQEILAEISQVTPDDVFRVAKKVFKQSKLCLSAVGPFKDKDRVKIEKVIKR; encoded by the coding sequence ATGTACGAAATCACAAAACTCAAAAACGGAATCACCGTCGCCAGCCGTTTTCTTTACGGCATGTCTTCGGCCTCCATCGGGATTTGGGTCGCGATCGGCTCCCGCCATGAGCCCGTGCGCCTGGCCGGTGTGTCGCACTTTTTGGAGCATGCGGTTTTCAAAGGCACGTCCAAGCGCGAATGCGAGGAACTCAAACAAGCGGTCGAGGGCGTGGGGGGCACACTCAATGCCTTTACCGCGGAAGAGGCCACCTGCTATCTGGCCAAGGTCCTGGGCACGCGCGTGCCTGTGGCCGTTGATGTGTTGAGCGATATCGTGCTCAATGCCCGCCTTGCGGCTGAGGATATTGAAAGAGAAAAGGGCGTGGTCATCGAAGAGATTCGTATGTATCACGATTTGCCTTCCCAGCGAGCTTATGACGAACTCGATGCTCTGCTCTGGCCGGGCCAGTCCCTTGGCCGACCGATTGCGGGCTTTGAGAAGACCGTCAGCGCGTTTACGCGTAAGGACCTTCGGGGATTCCGGGACCGCTACTACGCGCCTAAGAATATTTTTGTGGTCGCAGCCGGCAATGTGCGTCACCAGGGCCTGGTGGAATTAACCGAAGAGTTTTTTGCCAAAGCCAAGGGCGGAACCAAGCCGGGCATACGCGCCACTGCTTCAAACAAATCCAAGTTCCGGATCAAGCTGTGCGCGGGAAATACCGAGCAAACGCATATGGCCATGGGCCTGCCCGGTTTGTCGCGCCAAGATCCGGACCGCTACGCGCTGACGCTATTGCATGTGGTGCTCGGCGCAAACATGTCCTCGCGTCTGTTTAGGGAAGTGCGCGAAAAGCGCGGTCTGGCCTACGAAATCGGTACCCATCTGAAAATGTTCGCGGACACGGGAGCGTTTATGGTGCACGCGGGAGTGGAGTTCAACAAGACGCACCAGGCCATCGGCTTGATTCTCAAGGAATTGGATCGCATGACCAAACGCAAGATTGGCGACGCGGAATTCAGGCGCGCGCGCGATTACTACACGGGTCAGGTCCAGATGGGGTTGGAAGACACCATGGATCACATGGTTTGGATGGGTGAGAATTTGTTGGCTCACGGGCGCATCCGTACACCGCAGGAGATTCTTGCGGAAATCTCTCAAGTGACGCCGGACGATGTCTTTCGCGTGGCCAAGAAGGTCTTTAAACAGAGCAAGCTTTGTTTGAGCGCCGTGGGACCCTTTAAGGATAAGGATCGTGTAAAGATTGAGAAGGTGATTAAACGATGA
- a CDS encoding transposase, producing the protein MGRPNHIYYPGALYHVIARGDNREPVFLSDRDYFKYLNLLRENVKKYDCTVLAYALMPNHIHLMIRAGAFPIHLAMQAVHTAYTKYVNRTYGRVGHVFQGRYKPILVEEETYALEVNRYIHLNPVRSGLTRWPEQYPWSSYGWYMSEEQNDLLDRDYILDWFRKNGKTEDFESVRRRFHEFTIEGLARKRNLEDEVIENRFLGSRDFIDRVKEEWCQAPVPGTSA; encoded by the coding sequence ATGGGAAGGCCCAATCATATCTATTACCCAGGTGCCCTCTATCATGTCATTGCGCGCGGTGATAATCGCGAACCGGTATTCCTGTCAGACCGGGATTACTTCAAGTATCTGAATCTGCTCAGAGAAAATGTTAAGAAGTATGACTGCACGGTTTTGGCCTATGCGCTGATGCCGAATCATATCCATCTTATGATCAGGGCAGGAGCTTTCCCCATCCACCTTGCCATGCAAGCCGTCCATACCGCCTATACGAAATACGTTAACCGGACCTATGGAAGGGTAGGGCATGTTTTTCAGGGGCGGTACAAGCCCATACTTGTGGAGGAGGAGACTTACGCTTTGGAAGTGAATCGCTATATCCATCTGAATCCCGTCCGGTCGGGACTGACGCGTTGGCCTGAACAGTACCCTTGGAGCAGTTACGGGTGGTACATGAGCGAGGAACAGAATGATCTGTTGGACCGGGATTACATTCTGGATTGGTTCAGGAAAAACGGCAAGACGGAGGATTTTGAGAGTGTGCGGCGAAGATTCCACGAGTTTACGATTGAGGGACTCGCGAGGAAGCGCAATTTAGAGGACGAAGTCATTGAGAACCGGTTTCTGGGATCCCGGGACTTCATAGACAGAGTGAAAGAGGAATGGTGCCAGGCACCGGTGCCTGGCACCAGTGCCTGA
- a CDS encoding tryptophan synthase subunit alpha: MTRITQAFTRLKKAGQSAFIPYLTAGYPNTRTCLDLIRTLEDQGADIIEIGIPFSDPLADGPTIQKASTQALAAGMTAQKAMDLAAQVRKRSGIPIVMMTYYNIVARRGLAHFMRQARAAGVDGLICADLPPEEAGDLIPAARAARIDTIFLAAPTSSADRLRRINRVCRGFLYYVSITGTTGARADLPADLTGQLDRVRHQSRLPVCVGFGVSKQEQVRRLRRHADGIIVGSAVVKSVEGKKGAAAVNALKRFVRPLIKAAHGE, encoded by the coding sequence ATGACGCGGATCACGCAGGCTTTTACGAGACTCAAGAAGGCCGGTCAATCGGCCTTTATTCCGTATCTTACGGCGGGCTATCCGAACACGCGCACGTGTCTGGATCTCATCCGCACGCTCGAGGACCAGGGCGCGGACATCATTGAAATCGGCATTCCGTTTTCCGACCCGCTCGCAGACGGCCCCACCATCCAAAAAGCCTCCACTCAAGCCCTGGCAGCGGGCATGACCGCGCAAAAGGCCATGGACTTGGCCGCGCAAGTCCGCAAGCGCTCCGGGATCCCGATCGTCATGATGACCTACTACAATATCGTGGCTCGCCGGGGCCTGGCCCACTTTATGCGCCAGGCCCGCGCGGCCGGCGTGGACGGCCTGATCTGCGCGGATCTCCCGCCGGAGGAAGCCGGGGATCTTATCCCGGCAGCCCGCGCCGCGCGCATAGACACCATCTTTTTAGCTGCGCCCACGAGCTCGGCCGACCGCCTGCGCCGCATCAACCGCGTCTGCCGTGGCTTCCTGTATTATGTTTCGATCACAGGCACCACAGGCGCACGCGCCGATCTGCCCGCAGACCTCACGGGCCAACTCGACCGCGTCCGTCACCAGAGCCGCCTTCCGGTCTGCGTCGGATTCGGCGTGTCCAAGCAGGAGCAGGTCCGCCGCCTTCGCCGTCACGCGGACGGCATCATTGTCGGCAGCGCAGTCGTCAAAAGTGTGGAAGGCAAAAAGGGAGCCGCAGCAGTCAACGCGCTCAAGCGTTTTGTGCGGCCGCTCATTAAGGCAGCGCACGGGGAATGA
- the trpB gene encoding tryptophan synthase subunit beta, with amino-acid sequence MPRIPDKRGHFGPYGGKYVPETLMVALDELEAAFRRFKKDPSFRKELKHYLEHYAGRPTPLYFARRLTEALGGAKIYLKREDLLHTGAHKLNNTLGQVLLARRLGKKRIIAETGAGQHGVATATTCALFGLECVVYMGREDVHRQSLNVFKMKQLGATVIPVDSGSRTLKDATNEAIRDWVTHVRTTHYVIGSVVGPHPYPEMVREYQSVIGIEARRQILRSERKLPDLLVACVGGGSNAIGLFHPFYKDEKVQMLGVEAAGHGLHTQKHSATLAKGSTGYLHGSASRLLQDADGQVQLPHSVSAGLDYPGVGPEHSFYKDSGRAQYAGVTDAQALEGFQLLARTEGILPALETAHAIYQLKKVAKKWSKSSVIAVCLSGRGDKDVNQIAKVLGEEL; translated from the coding sequence ATGCCCAGAATCCCCGACAAACGCGGACACTTCGGCCCCTACGGCGGCAAGTATGTGCCGGAGACCCTCATGGTTGCACTGGATGAACTGGAGGCCGCCTTCCGTCGATTCAAAAAAGACCCTTCCTTCAGGAAGGAGCTCAAACACTATCTGGAACATTATGCCGGCCGGCCCACGCCGCTTTATTTTGCGCGCCGGCTGACCGAGGCCCTCGGCGGGGCCAAGATTTATTTGAAGCGCGAGGACCTGCTGCATACGGGTGCCCATAAGCTCAACAACACCTTGGGCCAGGTTCTGTTGGCGCGCCGGCTGGGCAAGAAGCGCATTATTGCCGAGACCGGGGCAGGCCAGCATGGGGTGGCCACGGCCACGACCTGTGCGCTTTTCGGCTTGGAGTGCGTGGTGTACATGGGCCGCGAGGATGTCCATAGACAGTCTCTTAACGTTTTTAAAATGAAGCAGTTAGGAGCTACCGTGATTCCTGTGGATTCCGGATCCCGCACGCTCAAGGATGCCACCAACGAGGCCATTCGCGACTGGGTGACCCATGTGCGCACCACGCACTACGTGATCGGATCGGTGGTGGGGCCGCATCCCTATCCGGAAATGGTGCGTGAGTACCAATCCGTGATCGGCATTGAGGCACGCAGGCAAATCCTCCGGTCTGAACGCAAGCTGCCGGATCTTTTGGTGGCCTGTGTGGGAGGAGGCTCCAATGCGATCGGCCTCTTCCATCCCTTTTATAAGGATGAAAAGGTACAGATGCTGGGGGTGGAGGCTGCGGGGCATGGGCTGCATACGCAGAAGCACTCGGCTACCTTGGCCAAGGGTAGCACAGGGTATTTGCATGGCAGCGCGAGCCGTTTATTGCAGGACGCTGACGGGCAGGTTCAGCTTCCGCATTCCGTGAGCGCGGGCCTGGACTACCCGGGCGTGGGGCCCGAGCATTCCTTTTATAAGGATTCGGGGCGGGCGCAGTATGCGGGTGTGACCGATGCGCAGGCCCTGGAGGGTTTTCAGCTGTTGGCGCGTACGGAAGGCATTCTCCCGGCGCTGGAGACCGCGCATGCCATTTACCAACTCAAGAAAGTGGCCAAGAAGTGGTCCAAGTCCTCGGTGATTGCGGTATGCCTTTCAGGACGGGGGGACAAGGACGTCAACCAAATCGCTAAAGTGTTGGGAGAGGAGTTATGA
- a CDS encoding four helix bundle protein, which translates to MPRKIEMRAGINLEEMPAWKEAKTLTVAVYDLIHQGQLGRNLPLKEQLREASVTLMSRLADALDAEALEPPDDALSIATRATSEVQSCLHVARAMGYLSEEAFHALYDQVRRARASIAALMKRLRMIEPAEPAVPSSV; encoded by the coding sequence ATGCCACGGAAAATCGAGATGAGGGCCGGGATCAACTTGGAGGAGATGCCTGCATGGAAGGAAGCCAAGACTCTGACTGTTGCGGTCTATGATTTGATACACCAGGGCCAGCTGGGGCGGAACCTGCCCCTGAAGGAGCAACTCCGGGAGGCCTCGGTCACGCTCATGAGCCGTTTGGCTGACGCGCTTGATGCGGAGGCCTTGGAGCCGCCGGACGATGCCCTAAGTATAGCCACGCGGGCAACTTCTGAGGTACAATCGTGTTTACACGTGGCCAGGGCCATGGGCTACCTGTCGGAGGAAGCATTCCATGCCCTGTATGACCAAGTGCGCAGAGCGCGCGCGAGCATTGCCGCCCTGATGAAGAGATTGCGGATGATTGAGCCTGCCGAACCGGCGGTACCAAGCTCCGTATAA
- the rpe gene encoding ribulose-phosphate 3-epimerase translates to MIRIAPSLLSCDFSRLGEEIKACEKAGADWLHVDVMDGHFVNNLTLGPVIVKAMRPHTQLPLDVHLMIDNPEKYLEPFAKAGSDVLTVHWEVCKERTGEVLKQIKSLGVRAGVSLNPDAPAEAIFPYLEGADLVLVMSVFPGFGGQSFMEEVLPKVAAIRARFKGDLEIDGGITHETGPLAARAGAEILVAGTYVFGAADYAEPIQRLRSWCSSVPDTGA, encoded by the coding sequence ATGATACGAATTGCCCCCTCGCTGCTGTCTTGTGATTTTTCCCGCCTGGGGGAGGAGATCAAGGCTTGCGAAAAGGCCGGTGCGGATTGGCTGCACGTGGATGTAATGGACGGGCACTTCGTCAATAACCTGACGCTGGGTCCGGTCATTGTCAAGGCCATGCGCCCGCACACGCAACTGCCCTTGGATGTGCATCTGATGATTGACAACCCGGAGAAATACCTGGAGCCTTTTGCCAAGGCCGGCAGCGATGTGCTCACGGTCCACTGGGAAGTCTGTAAGGAGCGCACGGGTGAGGTCCTCAAACAGATTAAGTCCCTGGGTGTGCGCGCGGGGGTGTCTCTGAATCCGGATGCTCCGGCCGAGGCGATCTTCCCTTACTTGGAGGGGGCGGATCTGGTGCTGGTGATGTCGGTGTTTCCGGGCTTTGGCGGGCAGTCCTTTATGGAGGAGGTTCTGCCCAAGGTCGCGGCCATCCGCGCGCGCTTTAAGGGGGATCTGGAAATTGACGGAGGCATTACGCACGAGACAGGCCCTCTTGCAGCCCGGGCAGGCGCTGAAATCTTGGTGGCAGGAACGTATGTGTTCGGGGCTGCAGATTATGCAGAGCCGATCCAACGCCTGCGGAGTTGGTGCAGTTCGGTGCCTGACACCGGTGCCTGA
- a CDS encoding phosphoglucomutase/phosphomannomutase family protein, whose product MSDIKFGTDGWRAIIAGPFTFENVRRLTQAIALYYKKQTLPEIPRMVVGFDRRFLSEEFAQTVAEVLAGNGIEILLSDSPCSTPVVSYAIVKRKLTAGIIVTASHNPHTYSGIKIKADFGGPVAPEVTDAVEALVDQEPVRQISLEEAKHNKLIQVLNLDKDWERFVPRYVDLDLIRSRPFKVLVDSMHGTGAHAVERFLAGGKCKVTTVRGDRDAFFGGVHPEPIPRYLEASIEELKRKRYDIAVVTDGDADRIGALRPDGSFITPGQIMSLLLLHLTENKKWTGSVVKTLSNTSLLDRIAADKGLVLHETPVGFKHICKLMQEEDVLIGGEESGGIGLKNYIPERDGVVLAMLLLELMAVRGKGVVKILEEVEKKYGAFVQERWDIAYPEELKPKLMPALKANPPEKLGTKPVAEMKTFDGVKLVAKDGSWLLYRLSGTEPILRIYAESSSTVATRKLLRWGKELALGI is encoded by the coding sequence ATGTCTGATATCAAATTCGGAACCGACGGTTGGCGCGCGATTATTGCCGGCCCGTTTACCTTTGAAAACGTAAGGCGCCTGACCCAGGCCATCGCTCTTTACTACAAGAAGCAGACTTTGCCGGAAATTCCGCGCATGGTTGTGGGTTTTGACCGCCGCTTTCTCTCCGAAGAATTTGCGCAAACAGTCGCTGAGGTGCTGGCGGGTAACGGGATTGAAATCCTGCTGTCGGATTCGCCCTGCTCCACGCCGGTGGTGAGTTACGCAATTGTCAAACGCAAGCTCACGGCCGGTATCATTGTGACCGCCAGCCACAATCCGCATACATATTCCGGAATCAAGATCAAGGCGGACTTTGGCGGGCCTGTGGCGCCCGAGGTCACCGATGCGGTCGAGGCCTTGGTGGATCAGGAGCCTGTCAGGCAGATTTCTTTGGAAGAGGCGAAGCACAATAAGCTCATCCAGGTTCTTAATCTGGACAAGGACTGGGAGCGTTTTGTTCCGCGCTATGTGGATTTGGATCTCATTCGCAGCCGTCCGTTCAAGGTCTTGGTGGATTCCATGCACGGCACAGGCGCTCATGCGGTGGAGCGATTTCTTGCAGGCGGCAAGTGCAAGGTCACGACGGTGAGGGGAGACCGCGATGCCTTTTTTGGCGGTGTGCATCCGGAGCCCATTCCGCGCTATCTGGAAGCCTCCATCGAGGAGCTCAAACGCAAACGCTATGATATCGCCGTGGTCACGGACGGCGACGCGGATCGCATCGGCGCGCTGCGGCCGGACGGCAGCTTCATTACTCCGGGCCAGATCATGAGCCTGTTGCTTTTGCACCTGACTGAGAACAAAAAGTGGACCGGCTCGGTGGTGAAGACCCTTTCGAACACCAGCCTCCTGGATCGCATTGCCGCGGACAAAGGGCTGGTCTTGCACGAGACGCCCGTGGGCTTCAAGCACATCTGCAAGCTCATGCAGGAAGAGGATGTCTTGATCGGCGGTGAAGAGTCCGGGGGTATCGGCCTCAAGAACTATATCCCGGAGCGCGACGGGGTGGTCTTGGCCATGCTTTTGCTGGAACTCATGGCCGTGCGCGGCAAGGGAGTGGTTAAGATTTTGGAGGAGGTTGAAAAGAAGTACGGCGCTTTTGTTCAGGAGCGCTGGGATATTGCCTACCCTGAAGAACTCAAGCCCAAGCTTATGCCAGCGCTTAAGGCCAATCCTCCTGAGAAGCTCGGCACCAAGCCGGTGGCGGAGATGAAAACTTTTGATGGGGTGAAGTTGGTGGCCAAGGACGGGAGCTGGTTGCTTTACCGTCTCTCCGGCACAGAACCCATTCTGAGGATTTACGCCGAATCTTCGAGCACCGTTGCCACGCGCAAACTGCTGCGTTGGGGTAAAGAGTTGGCGCTCGGTATTTGA
- a CDS encoding mannose-1-phosphate guanylyltransferase, producing the protein MKQLYAVILAGGSGHRLWPQSRKHLPKQLIRIAGSSQTLLRQTVQRIARIVPKSRILIVTHKDQARQIRKQRLGLPGENILAEPYRRNTAAALALAGLELAHRDPEAVLWASPADHVIGRLGEYERVVRLAARTAADHNALVTLGLKPAYPTPEYGYIVPSKKQRVAGTARKGVWPVARFVEKPPAEQAALLIERNRALWNSGIFFWKVGVYERALSMHMPRLHRVCAQLQKIWGKRGAVAKLDSLYVTLPGVSVDKGVLEKTKKVLTVEANLDWVDVGSWRSLESLVKADGSGNVGLGTTLALDSKGCVFAGEQDHLIAAVGLEDVIVVHTEDATLVCKKSEAHRVKEIVESLKGNKLGRYA; encoded by the coding sequence ATGAAACAACTTTACGCGGTCATTTTGGCAGGAGGTTCAGGCCACCGGCTCTGGCCCCAATCGCGGAAGCACCTTCCCAAACAGCTCATCCGTATTGCCGGCAGCAGCCAAACACTCCTGCGCCAAACAGTGCAGCGCATTGCGCGCATTGTGCCCAAGTCGCGCATTCTCATCGTCACGCACAAAGACCAAGCCCGCCAAATCCGCAAGCAGCGCCTCGGCCTTCCCGGAGAAAATATTTTGGCTGAGCCCTATCGCCGCAACACGGCCGCAGCCCTTGCCCTGGCCGGCCTGGAGCTGGCGCATCGCGATCCCGAGGCTGTTTTGTGGGCTTCGCCCGCGGATCACGTGATCGGACGCCTCGGGGAGTACGAGCGTGTCGTGCGCTTGGCTGCGCGCACCGCCGCGGACCACAACGCGCTCGTTACCTTGGGCCTGAAGCCCGCATACCCCACGCCCGAATACGGCTACATCGTGCCGAGCAAAAAGCAACGCGTTGCCGGAACCGCGCGCAAAGGCGTGTGGCCGGTGGCGCGTTTTGTGGAGAAACCGCCGGCCGAGCAAGCCGCACTCCTTATTGAACGCAACCGGGCCCTCTGGAACAGCGGAATCTTTTTTTGGAAAGTTGGGGTCTACGAACGGGCTCTTTCCATGCATATGCCCCGGCTGCACAGAGTATGCGCGCAACTTCAAAAAATCTGGGGCAAGCGCGGTGCTGTCGCCAAACTGGATTCGCTTTACGTGACTCTGCCGGGTGTTTCTGTAGACAAAGGCGTGTTAGAGAAGACCAAGAAGGTCCTCACTGTGGAGGCGAATCTCGACTGGGTGGACGTGGGCTCGTGGCGCAGTCTGGAGAGTCTGGTCAAGGCGGATGGTTCCGGTAATGTGGGCTTGGGTACAACTCTGGCGCTGGACAGCAAGGGCTGCGTGTTTGCCGGGGAGCAAGACCATCTGATTGCTGCGGTTGGGTTGGAAGACGTGATTGTGGTGCACACCGAAGACGCCACCCTTGTCTGCAAAAAATCCGAAGCCCACCGCGTGAAAGAAATCGTGGAGAGTCTGAAGGGGAACAAGCTTGGTCGATACGCCTAA
- the rpmB gene encoding 50S ribosomal protein L28 has protein sequence MARICDICGKTRIRGQSIVRKGIPKKKGGIGTKVTGISRRWFVPNIRKVRAIMDGVPKRISICAKCLKAGKVQKVVHQHPAPLAQD, from the coding sequence ATGGCTAGAATTTGCGACATTTGTGGAAAAACCAGGATACGGGGTCAATCGATCGTCCGCAAGGGTATTCCTAAGAAGAAGGGCGGGATCGGAACCAAGGTCACCGGAATCTCAAGGCGTTGGTTTGTGCCCAATATCCGTAAGGTCCGGGCAATCATGGACGGAGTGCCCAAGCGCATTTCCATCTGTGCCAAGTGCCTCAAAGCCGGCAAGGTGCAGAAAGTCGTGCACCAACACCCGGCCCCCCTGGCCCAAGACTAA
- the ruvX gene encoding Holliday junction resolvase RuvX codes for MVDTPNRILAIDPGTKRIGLAVSDPLGITAQGLPSIQVETPEQALKALLRLAGEYEVAEFVVGWPLNMDGSRGAQAGSAEALAGELRASGFKVKMWDERLTSAQAEGVLLSADVGRKKRKQITDKLAAQILLQSYLDSRPNPS; via the coding sequence TTGGTCGATACGCCTAACCGTATCCTTGCGATCGATCCGGGGACCAAACGCATTGGCCTTGCGGTGAGCGATCCGCTGGGCATCACGGCTCAGGGTTTGCCCAGTATTCAGGTTGAGACTCCGGAGCAGGCTTTGAAGGCGTTGCTCCGTTTGGCCGGGGAGTACGAGGTCGCGGAATTCGTGGTAGGATGGCCTCTCAATATGGACGGAAGCAGGGGAGCGCAGGCCGGATCCGCGGAGGCCTTGGCCGGAGAGCTCCGCGCCTCGGGCTTCAAAGTAAAAATGTGGGACGAGCGCCTCACTTCAGCTCAGGCCGAGGGTGTGCTCCTCTCCGCGGATGTCGGTCGCAAAAAACGCAAACAAATTACGGACAAACTCGCCGCGCAAATTCTCTTACAAAGCTATTTGGATTCGCGGCCCAACCCCTCATAG
- the recG gene encoding ATP-dependent DNA helicase RecG gives MNPAGPQAQSQPLESAVQYIKGVGPARYALLQRLGVETISDLIHYYPRRYEDRRVRGTLAEAAPGETQALRATVSSVQARRLKDGRSMLEALLSDAGGSVVAVWFNQDYLREILQRGREYFFYGKLDRHGSRVQMMAPEIEAADGPGAKVHMGRMVPVYPLTEDLTQRAMRQIMWNTLAQYGPQLEDWLPQLFDESEGWPPHPYAIREIHFPMTQEAWEKARQRLVREEFLVLQSAVALRRYRLESQTQGVVHTVDGDLTRRFLENLPFTLTGAQKRALKHITVDMAQPYPMHRLLQGDVGSGKTVVAAYAVVTALQGGFQAVLMAPTEILARQHAQTLSELLEPVGIEVVLLKGDLQAARKQELLRGLKAGKHRVAVGTHALIQSDVEFKRLGLVIVDEQHKFGVMQRNVLLEKGECPDILVMSATPIPRSLALTLYGDLNLITLDELPPGRKPVRTLWLQEEEREKLDGLLEARLKEGLQVYIVYPLVEDTEAGDLKSATAEAKKLAAGPLGRWGVELIHGRMKAGEKAEAMARFKAGEAKVLVATTIVEVGVDVPQAGVMVVEHADRFGLSQLHQLRGRVGRGTEESYCVLVSTPKTDVGLQRLEAMTRFSSGFDIAEEDLRIRGPGEFFGTRQHGVPLLRLARLQEDEEHLQWARAAAQTLVEADPRLESEANRPLRERVKQILEGSDTQIESI, from the coding sequence ATGAACCCAGCCGGACCGCAAGCCCAATCTCAGCCGCTCGAAAGCGCAGTCCAGTACATCAAGGGTGTGGGGCCGGCCCGCTACGCCCTGCTCCAGCGCCTGGGAGTGGAGACGATCTCGGATCTTATCCATTACTATCCGCGGCGCTACGAGGACCGGCGCGTGCGGGGGACCCTGGCTGAGGCTGCTCCGGGGGAGACCCAGGCCCTCCGGGCCACGGTGTCTTCTGTGCAGGCGAGGCGGCTCAAGGACGGGCGCTCCATGCTCGAGGCCCTGCTTTCCGACGCCGGCGGTTCGGTCGTGGCCGTGTGGTTTAACCAGGACTATTTGCGTGAGATTTTGCAGCGGGGCCGGGAGTATTTCTTTTACGGGAAGCTGGACCGGCACGGAAGCCGTGTGCAGATGATGGCCCCGGAGATCGAGGCCGCGGACGGGCCCGGTGCCAAGGTGCACATGGGGCGTATGGTGCCGGTCTACCCTTTGACCGAGGATCTGACCCAGCGCGCCATGCGGCAGATTATGTGGAATACCCTGGCCCAATACGGGCCGCAGCTCGAAGACTGGCTCCCGCAATTGTTTGATGAGAGCGAGGGTTGGCCTCCGCACCCGTACGCGATCCGGGAAATCCATTTTCCCATGACGCAGGAGGCCTGGGAAAAGGCGCGGCAGCGTTTGGTGCGGGAGGAGTTCCTGGTTCTGCAGTCGGCCGTGGCTTTGCGCCGTTACCGCCTGGAGAGCCAGACCCAAGGGGTGGTGCACACCGTTGACGGAGACCTGACCCGCCGCTTTTTGGAGAATCTTCCCTTCACCTTGACAGGCGCGCAGAAGCGGGCGCTCAAACACATCACAGTGGATATGGCCCAGCCCTATCCCATGCACCGCCTGTTGCAAGGGGATGTGGGTTCGGGCAAGACCGTGGTGGCTGCCTATGCGGTGGTCACGGCCCTGCAGGGCGGATTCCAGGCCGTGCTCATGGCTCCCACCGAGATCCTGGCCCGCCAGCATGCGCAGACCCTGAGCGAGCTTCTGGAGCCGGTGGGAATAGAAGTGGTGCTCCTCAAAGGGGATTTGCAGGCGGCCCGGAAGCAGGAGCTTTTACGCGGCCTCAAAGCGGGCAAGCACCGGGTGGCTGTGGGAACTCATGCCCTCATTCAAAGCGATGTGGAGTTCAAGCGCCTGGGGCTCGTGATTGTGGACGAGCAGCACAAGTTCGGCGTGATGCAGCGCAACGTGCTTTTGGAAAAGGGGGAATGCCCGGATATCCTGGTGATGAGCGCCACGCCCATCCCGCGCAGTTTGGCTCTCACCCTGTACGGGGATCTGAATCTCATTACCCTGGACGAACTGCCTCCCGGCAGGAAACCCGTGCGGACGCTATGGCTTCAGGAAGAGGAGCGTGAGAAGCTCGACGGGCTTTTGGAAGCGCGGCTCAAAGAAGGCTTGCAAGTTTATATTGTGTATCCTTTGGTGGAGGACACCGAGGCCGGTGATCTCAAGTCCGCGACAGCCGAGGCCAAGAAGCTTGCGGCCGGGCCCTTGGGGCGCTGGGGTGTGGAGCTCATTCACGGCCGGATGAAGGCCGGGGAAAAGGCAGAGGCCATGGCGCGCTTTAAGGCAGGCGAGGCAAAGGTTTTGGTAGCCACCACCATTGTGGAGGTGGGTGTGGACGTGCCGCAGGCCGGGGTCATGGTGGTTGAGCATGCGGATCGTTTTGGACTCAGCCAGCTGCATCAGTTGCGCGGCCGGGTGGGGCGAGGCACGGAGGAGTCTTATTGCGTGCTCGTGTCCACACCTAAGACAGATGTCGGTTTGCAGCGTCTGGAGGCCATGACACGTTTTAGCAGCGGATTTGATATTGCGGAAGAGGATCTGCGGATTCGGGGTCCGGGCGAATTCTTCGGGACGCGCCAGCACGGAGTGCCGCTGTTGCGCTTGGCTCGGCTCCAAGAGGATGAGGAACATTTGCAATGGGCGAGGGCAGCTGCCCAAACTTTAGTCGAGGCGGACCCGCGTTTGGAGAGCGAGGCCAACCGTCCGCTGCGCGAGCGCGTCAAACAAATCCTCGAAGGCAGCGACACCCAAATCGAATCCATCTAG